The region ACTAACAATAGATACGGATCTTGAATATAGTTAGAAACCGTTTGTAGGAACTGTGCCGCGGGTGCGCCGTCTATCACACGGTGGTCGAACGTTAGACTTAGCGTCAGCATACTCCGAACAACAATCTCCTCTTCGTGAACGACTGGCTTTTTGAGAATCCGTCCTACCCCAAGAATAGCACTCTCCGGCGGATTGATGATCGGCGTGAACGCATCAATCCCGAAATTTCCAAGATTTGTAATGGTAAAGGTCCCACCCTGAAGTTCGCCGGGTGTCAATTGATTACTGCGTGCGCGCTCAGCGAAACTTCTTACCTGCGCGGAGATTTCCGATAACCTTTCTTTGTCCGCGTTCCGAACAACCGGCACCACCAATCCATCCTCCAAGGCAACTGCTACCCCAATGTTAACTTCGGGTAACAGATGAATCCCTTCATCCGTGAGTGTTGCGTTGAGCCGTGGGTGTTCCCGCAAGGCATTTGCGACAACCTTCACAAGTAGATCGGTGTAGGTAAGGCTTACCTCTCTTGCTTGTAGTTTATCGTTGAGCATCCCGCGTAATTCGACGAAAGCTGTTGCGTTAACCTCGGTGTGGAGTGTGACGCTGGCATTGGTTTGAACGCTCATGGTCATCCGTTCTGCGATAATTTCACGGATGCCATCCATAGGGATAACCTCTGTTGCCTGCTGGAGTGCTGGAGTCTCCACCACAGGGATTTCGGGTGCTGCGCTGGCT is a window of Candidatus Poribacteria bacterium DNA encoding:
- a CDS encoding 2-oxo acid dehydrogenase subunit E2 produces the protein MAVELRMLQMDQTMTKGKIGKWLVKEGDTVTQGQPLLEIETDKVVHEQESPTDGVIAQLFAEEGANVPVNALLAIIGAPGEEVARVEVDTAAEQQQEPEQEELVQPTQPKATPSTPTVAPKASPAARQLAEKLAIDLTEVKASGPGGRILESDVQRYIDLREPIPAPTETTRLKASPLARRLAKEHGVDLSAIAGSGPDGRVVRDDVLQAASAAPEIPVVETPALQQATEVIPMDGIREIIAERMTMSVQTNASVTLHTEVNATAFVELRGMLNDKLQAREVSLTYTDLLVKVVANALREHPRLNATLTDEGIHLLPEVNIGVAVALEDGLVVPVVRNADKERLSEISAQVRSFAERARSNQLTPGELQGGTFTITNLGNFGIDAFTPIINPPESAILGVGRILKKPVVHEEEIVVRSMLTLSLTFDHRVIDGAPAAQFLQTVSNYIQDPYLLLV